A stretch of Clostridia bacterium DNA encodes these proteins:
- a CDS encoding helix-turn-helix domain-containing protein, producing MRKKLNINENHMPYEELKAVYNKCTDAKIKIKLLAILQTWDGQTSLQVAANLHKSDATVRLWIHRYNENSVHGLYSKTHSNRKSYLSPDQKQILQEILIHSPRECGLDRDIWSMRLLAQWIRENFRIEYHPGSLYKLVYSMGYTKQSLKHKRNDLDIKLQKKYEKENNGIFDTNEPDTVFYKEVKPA from the coding sequence ATGAGAAAAAAACTTAATATTAATGAAAATCATATGCCTTATGAAGAACTCAAGGCTGTTTATAATAAGTGTACAGATGCAAAAATAAAGATTAAGCTTCTTGCCATCTTGCAAACATGGGATGGACAAACAAGTCTTCAGGTAGCGGCAAATCTTCATAAATCTGATGCTACAGTAAGACTTTGGATACATAGGTATAATGAAAACAGTGTGCATGGGCTTTACAGTAAAACACACAGCAATAGAAAAAGTTATTTATCGCCGGATCAAAAGCAGATATTGCAGGAAATATTAATCCATTCACCAAGAGAATGCGGTTTAGACCGTGATATCTGGAGTATGAGACTATTAGCGCAATGGATCAGGGAAAATTTCAGAATAGAGTACCATCCGGGAAGCCTGTATAAGCTGGTATATTCGATGGGATATACAAAGCAAAGCCTAAAACATAAGAGAAACGATCTAGATATAAAGCTTCAAAAAAAGTATGAAAAAGAAAACAATGGAATATTTGATACAAATGAGCCGGATACAGTTTTTTATAAAGAGGTTAAGCCAGCTTAA
- the cdd gene encoding cytidine deaminase: MGQKTDYSKLIEMAVKTKEKAYAPYSGFRVGAALVTENGSIYTGVNIENATYGATCCAERTAVYKAVSEGNTTVKAIAVASDSEELVYPCGICRQVLAEFGSDDMEIICTSINGSYRIYRLDELLPQAFRKIR; encoded by the coding sequence ATGGGACAGAAAACGGATTACAGCAAACTGATAGAAATGGCAGTAAAGACAAAAGAGAAAGCATATGCACCATACTCCGGCTTCAGGGTAGGAGCTGCATTGGTTACTGAAAACGGCAGCATATATACGGGAGTAAATATTGAAAACGCAACCTATGGTGCAACATGTTGTGCTGAGCGCACAGCAGTTTATAAAGCTGTTTCAGAGGGGAATACTACTGTTAAGGCGATTGCTGTGGCCAGTGACAGTGAAGAATTGGTGTATCCATGCGGCATATGCAGACAGGTACTTGCAGAGTTTGGTTCTGATGATATGGAAATTATATGTACCAGTATTAATGGCAGCTATAGGATATACAGACTGGATGAGCTGCTGCCCCAGGCCTTCAGAAAGATCAGGTAA
- the era gene encoding GTPase Era, producing the protein MMFKSGFVTIIGRPNVGKSTLMNKLAGEKIAIISDKPQTTRNSIKTVITDENTQIVFIDTPGIHKPKTKLGQYMVNTAQNTLSEVDAVFFLVEATDTTPGSGDEYIIEQLKSLKTPVFLIINKIDLIKKEQLLEVITNYSKLMEFKEIIPVSAINNEGTEIILKQIRKMLPEGPKYFPDDMLTDQPEKAIVAEIIREKILHLIKDEVPHGVGVEVISFKEREEKQLVAIQANIYCEKDTHKGILIGKEGKMLKKIGSLARVESEKLLGSKVFLELWVKVKTDWRNNSNMLKTLGYEK; encoded by the coding sequence ATTATGTTTAAATCAGGTTTCGTGACAATTATAGGAAGGCCAAATGTGGGAAAATCTACACTGATGAACAAACTGGCAGGCGAAAAAATTGCGATTATTTCGGACAAACCTCAAACTACAAGGAATTCAATAAAAACAGTTATAACCGATGAGAATACACAGATTGTTTTTATTGATACTCCGGGAATACATAAACCCAAAACAAAACTTGGACAATACATGGTGAATACGGCTCAGAATACATTGAGTGAAGTAGATGCAGTATTTTTTTTGGTTGAAGCTACTGATACTACTCCAGGTTCAGGGGACGAATATATCATTGAGCAGTTAAAGAGCCTAAAAACGCCGGTTTTTCTAATTATAAATAAAATTGATCTGATAAAGAAAGAACAACTGCTGGAGGTAATCACAAACTATAGTAAGCTGATGGAATTTAAAGAAATAATACCTGTATCGGCGATAAACAACGAGGGTACAGAAATTATACTAAAGCAAATAAGAAAAATGTTACCCGAAGGTCCAAAGTATTTTCCGGACGACATGCTGACTGATCAGCCGGAAAAGGCTATAGTGGCAGAAATTATCAGGGAGAAAATACTGCATCTTATCAAAGATGAAGTTCCACATGGTGTAGGTGTAGAGGTGATTTCTTTTAAGGAAAGGGAAGAAAAGCAACTGGTAGCTATTCAGGCAAATATCTATTGTGAAAAAGACACACATAAAGGAATATTGATAGGCAAGGAAGGAAAAATGTTAAAGAAAATCGGAAGTTTGGCGAGGGTAGAGAGTGAAAAGCTTCTAGGCTCAAAAGTGTTTCTGGAACTATGGGTAAAAGTAAAAACTGATTGGAGAAATAATTCAAATATGCTGAAAACTCTTGGTTACGAAAAATAA
- a CDS encoding insulinase family protein → MKKILLRKISALFIVVVFLAVSLALPYNSVYAASVNTIPAAEYQISKVYSGFKLISSKSMPDLNSTVMMFSHVKTGARLMFVKNNDNERSFSISFRTPTTDDTGVNHIIEHSVLNGSKNYPSKSPFAEMLKRSLGTFINAMTSSDFTIYPVSSVNETDLKNLMGVYLDAVFYPNLHTEQNIFNQEAWRYTLDSKDSKLSINGIVYNEMKGNYSNSKYVLDKEITKSLLSESSYKWDAGGNPEAIPTLTWDKLKAVHKKYYTPSNSYIYLYGNLDIGKYLEFIDKNYLSKFSKVTTDSSIKSQKAFKKAVEKVAFYPVPSNESLDRKTYLALNFVTGTITDKELMTGMDYLSYLLMGSESSPLKKALQDSGIADNITYSFSNDSLQPVLSFIAENSDESSKTTFKKVITDTLNKVVKTGFSKDLINQTFAQYDLSKRIQKISSMKGLSININIMKQWVHDTDPTIYMNNSDSEAKIRKLADKKYFENLINKYLLSNTHSSLVILKPSAGMEEKNEKTRSEKLENYKKKLDAKAISALIKGTENFKAWQDKPDSAEALAKIPRLSVKDIKPELPDLTVNTEKLSGVEVLSHTVPLNGVSSINMYFDTSRVPQDKLHYMNLLASLLGNLDTKKYKQEDLSNIVNLYSSGIYFGASVATNSKNPDLYKPVMAVSLLTLNNNVSKSLELTEEIINNTVFTNKAKIKQIIQQNKMYMQQMYASGSGMYSSLKLQAYFSEAGRYIENLMGPGYYTFLRDIEKNFDKNSDEIVKNLQETYSSVFNKNGLIASHSGDASGYTAFKSNLEKIISKVNSEELSVQTYKFDVPDKNLALPLPVKVQTVIQGGDFSKENYKYSGKMLVLQKILNMEYLWKSIRTSGGAYGFNIDFSPNGLMSIMSIRDPNLSETLEAFKGAVKFLKEFNPTEDEMENFVIGTISEFLKIKSMGPLYEGSICDNLYLSGLTASDMLTWMNEVLDTKAEDIRGYAEMLDKVVKQDVYYVEGSKEKIEENKDLFTRLDSIGK, encoded by the coding sequence ATGAAAAAAATTTTATTAAGGAAAATATCTGCACTTTTTATAGTAGTAGTATTTCTGGCTGTATCACTAGCCCTACCTTATAATTCCGTCTATGCTGCTTCAGTCAATACTATTCCTGCTGCAGAATACCAGATTTCAAAGGTCTATTCCGGTTTTAAACTGATTTCATCAAAAAGTATGCCTGATTTAAACTCTACCGTTATGATGTTCAGCCATGTAAAAACCGGAGCCAGATTAATGTTTGTAAAAAACAATGATAATGAAAGATCTTTTTCTATCAGCTTCCGTACACCTACTACTGACGATACAGGCGTAAATCATATTATAGAACATTCTGTTCTAAACGGTTCAAAAAATTATCCGTCAAAATCTCCATTCGCGGAAATGCTGAAACGTTCTCTTGGCACATTTATAAATGCAATGACTTCATCAGATTTTACTATCTATCCTGTCTCCAGCGTAAATGAAACAGATCTTAAAAACCTTATGGGAGTATATCTGGATGCAGTATTTTATCCAAATCTGCATACTGAACAAAATATATTTAATCAGGAAGCATGGAGGTATACCCTTGATTCCAAGGATTCAAAACTTTCAATAAACGGTATTGTATATAACGAAATGAAGGGAAATTACTCTAATTCAAAATATGTTCTGGACAAGGAAATTACAAAGTCATTATTGTCAGAATCATCCTACAAATGGGATGCCGGCGGAAACCCTGAAGCTATTCCTACACTTACATGGGATAAGCTAAAAGCTGTACACAAGAAATACTATACTCCTTCAAACAGTTATATTTACCTTTATGGAAATCTTGATATAGGTAAATATCTTGAATTTATTGACAAAAACTACTTGAGTAAATTCTCGAAAGTAACTACTGATAGTTCAATAAAATCACAAAAGGCCTTCAAGAAGGCAGTAGAGAAAGTAGCGTTCTATCCTGTTCCAAGTAATGAAAGCTTAGATAGAAAAACCTACCTGGCACTTAACTTTGTTACAGGTACAATAACAGACAAAGAGCTAATGACAGGCATGGATTACTTGAGCTATCTCCTTATGGGTTCAGAAAGTTCGCCTTTGAAGAAAGCCTTGCAGGATAGCGGTATAGCCGATAACATTACTTACTCATTTAGCAATGATTCTTTACAGCCTGTTTTGTCATTTATTGCAGAAAATTCCGATGAATCTTCCAAGACAACCTTTAAAAAAGTAATAACTGACACCCTTAATAAAGTAGTCAAAACAGGTTTTTCAAAGGATTTGATCAATCAAACATTCGCTCAATATGATCTTAGCAAACGTATTCAAAAAATATCATCAATGAAGGGGCTATCCATAAATATCAATATTATGAAGCAATGGGTTCATGACACAGACCCTACTATATATATGAATAATTCCGATTCTGAGGCAAAAATCAGAAAACTTGCGGATAAAAAGTATTTTGAAAATCTTATTAACAAATATTTGCTTTCAAATACTCACAGCTCATTAGTCATACTTAAGCCCTCAGCCGGAATGGAAGAAAAAAATGAAAAAACACGTTCCGAAAAATTGGAAAATTATAAGAAAAAGCTTGATGCTAAAGCTATATCAGCTCTAATAAAAGGAACCGAGAATTTTAAAGCATGGCAGGATAAGCCCGATTCTGCAGAGGCTCTGGCTAAAATACCCAGACTGTCTGTAAAAGACATAAAACCTGAATTACCTGACCTGACTGTAAATACTGAAAAGCTTTCCGGTGTTGAGGTACTTTCACATACAGTACCCCTAAACGGAGTTTCATCAATCAATATGTATTTTGATACTTCAAGAGTACCACAGGACAAATTGCACTATATGAATCTGCTTGCATCCCTCCTTGGTAATCTTGATACAAAGAAATATAAGCAGGAAGACCTGAGTAACATAGTAAACCTTTATAGCAGCGGAATATACTTTGGTGCTTCTGTAGCAACAAATTCGAAAAATCCTGATTTGTATAAGCCAGTAATGGCTGTTTCCTTACTGACTCTTAATAATAATGTTTCAAAATCACTGGAATTAACTGAAGAAATAATAAATAACACTGTCTTTACCAATAAGGCGAAAATCAAACAGATTATTCAGCAAAACAAAATGTATATGCAGCAGATGTACGCCTCGGGAAGCGGAATGTACTCATCACTTAAGCTTCAAGCTTACTTTTCTGAAGCCGGGCGTTATATAGAGAATCTTATGGGACCCGGGTACTATACATTTCTAAGGGATATTGAAAAGAATTTTGACAAAAATTCGGATGAAATAGTAAAAAACCTTCAGGAAACCTATTCTTCAGTATTTAACAAAAATGGCCTTATAGCGAGCCATAGTGGAGATGCCTCCGGGTATACTGCTTTTAAGAGTAACCTGGAAAAAATTATTTCGAAAGTAAATTCAGAAGAATTATCTGTTCAAACATACAAATTTGATGTTCCCGACAAAAATCTGGCTCTTCCCCTACCTGTAAAAGTACAAACAGTGATACAGGGCGGCGATTTTTCAAAGGAAAATTATAAATATAGTGGGAAAATGCTTGTTCTGCAAAAAATCCTTAATATGGAATATTTATGGAAGAGCATCCGCACTTCCGGCGGTGCTTACGGTTTTAATATTGACTTTTCTCCAAACGGCTTAATGTCTATAATGTCAATACGGGATCCGAACTTAAGTGAGACACTTGAGGCATTCAAGGGAGCTGTTAAGTTCTTAAAAGAGTTTAATCCGACTGAAGATGAAATGGAGAATTTTGTTATCGGAACTATTAGTGAATTCCTGAAAATAAAAAGTATGGGGCCTCTATATGAAGGCTCGATTTGCGACAACTTGTACCTCTCAGGACTTACAGCATCCGACATGCTTACTTGGATGAATGAAGTACTTGATACAAAAGCTGAAGATATTAGGGGTTATGCGGAAATGCTGGATAAAGTCGTGAAACAGGATGTATATTATGTGGAAGGCTCTAAAGAAAAAATAGAAGAAAATAAAGATTTATTTACCAGATTGGATTCTATTGGAAAATAA
- a CDS encoding alcohol dehydrogenase catalytic domain-containing protein, with protein sequence MKALIWSENKLRKTEVAEPEIKTPNQVKIKIHLTGICGTDLALIAGKEQEAPEVIRGHEAVGTVTGVGEKVGDIKVGDRVVIDPNQYCGNCYYCRRGATNLCNGGRTGGFDIAGLNIHGTFAEYFVCEDKYVYRIPDNMSWETALMIEPLACVLHNLMKAEISVDDSVLVLGSGPMGMLCQMASKKLSRLTAATEKSEFRLKYAKTISDYAFSPEMLSVETVYKINSGRKFDLVIDAIGNQLEFAEEYIERGGRIVLLGINPNYKFTFSPAKYLSNGIKILGLGEYNQLFETTIQFASTLPDLNKLVTRKYPLEEYKEAINELLGYDLDTRCAVSCETIKTALML encoded by the coding sequence ATGAAAGCCTTAATATGGTCAGAAAACAAACTTAGAAAAACTGAGGTAGCAGAACCGGAAATAAAAACTCCAAACCAGGTAAAGATTAAAATACACCTTACAGGAATATGTGGAACAGATCTTGCTTTAATTGCAGGAAAAGAACAGGAAGCACCTGAAGTCATAAGAGGGCATGAAGCTGTAGGTACAGTAACCGGAGTCGGAGAAAAAGTCGGAGATATAAAAGTTGGAGACAGAGTTGTCATAGATCCTAATCAATACTGCGGCAATTGCTATTATTGCAGGAGAGGTGCAACCAATCTGTGTAATGGCGGCCGTACTGGAGGGTTTGACATCGCCGGGCTGAATATACATGGAACTTTTGCTGAATATTTTGTCTGTGAAGATAAATATGTTTATAGAATACCCGACAATATGAGCTGGGAGACGGCTTTGATGATTGAGCCTCTAGCTTGTGTACTGCATAATCTGATGAAAGCAGAAATAAGTGTTGATGATTCTGTCCTTGTACTTGGATCAGGACCAATGGGAATGCTGTGCCAGATGGCATCAAAAAAACTGTCCCGATTGACAGCTGCAACGGAAAAAAGTGAGTTTAGACTTAAATATGCAAAAACTATATCAGACTATGCTTTCAGTCCGGAAATGCTAAGTGTTGAAACAGTTTATAAAATTAATTCTGGTCGTAAATTTGATCTGGTTATAGATGCAATCGGTAATCAGCTTGAATTTGCTGAAGAATATATAGAACGCGGGGGTAGGATTGTACTCTTGGGGATTAATCCGAATTACAAATTTACCTTTTCACCTGCAAAATATTTATCAAACGGAATAAAAATTTTGGGGCTGGGCGAATATAATCAGCTGTTTGAGACAACAATCCAATTTGCTTCGACATTGCCTGATCTGAATAAACTGGTAACGAGAAAATACCCGCTGGAAGAATATAAAGAAGCTATAAATGAACTTCTTGGATATGACTTGGATACCAGATGTGCAGTAAGTTGTGAGACCATAAAAACCGCTCTTATGTTATAA
- a CDS encoding YqzL family protein, with translation MLREFVWKTFENTGSLDAYVFFKEIEEKNRIKQDSSIAEEEAASVSN, from the coding sequence ATGCTTAGAGAATTTGTCTGGAAAACATTCGAAAACACTGGAAGTCTTGATGCTTATGTATTTTTTAAGGAAATTGAAGAGAAAAACCGGATAAAACAGGACAGCAGTATTGCCGAAGAGGAAGCGGCTAGTGTTTCCAATTAG
- a CDS encoding diacylglycerol kinase — MKNKNLIDSFNNAINGIIYAIKNERNIKIHIIAAVGIIILSLFYKLSRVDFLVVCLTIGFVIVCELFNTAMEAVVDIIVDVYHPKAKVVKDVAAGAVLVSAFVSLIVAYFIFFDKVSTDLEIGLVRVGQSPIHLTVIALIITIISVLVIKAYFGKGSPLKGGMPSGHSAISFSLTTAIALLTKDAKITVLCLIISLLVVQSRLESKIHSILEVIAGALLGTLVTLLLFQLFYR, encoded by the coding sequence ATGAAGAACAAAAACCTGATTGATAGCTTCAATAACGCTATTAATGGCATTATTTACGCCATTAAAAATGAACGCAATATAAAAATCCATATAATAGCAGCCGTGGGCATAATAATACTCAGTCTCTTTTATAAGCTGAGCAGGGTAGATTTTCTGGTAGTTTGCCTTACCATAGGTTTTGTTATTGTATGTGAGCTGTTTAACACTGCAATGGAAGCTGTAGTCGATATCATAGTTGATGTTTATCATCCTAAAGCAAAGGTAGTAAAAGATGTTGCCGCAGGAGCTGTATTGGTATCGGCTTTCGTTTCTTTAATAGTAGCTTACTTTATATTTTTTGACAAAGTATCCACAGATTTGGAAATCGGTCTGGTCAGAGTAGGACAATCACCTATTCACTTGACTGTAATTGCTTTAATTATTACGATAATATCCGTTTTAGTCATAAAGGCTTATTTTGGTAAAGGCAGTCCTCTGAAAGGCGGAATGCCGAGTGGACATTCTGCAATATCCTTTTCTTTAACGACTGCGATAGCTTTACTGACTAAGGATGCAAAAATAACGGTTTTGTGTCTGATAATATCATTACTGGTGGTACAAAGCAGACTTGAATCAAAGATACATAGTATTTTGGAAGTTATTGCAGGAGCATTGCTTGGTACATTGGTAACTTTGTTATTGTTTCAGTTATTCTATAGATGA
- a CDS encoding alpha-amylase, whose amino-acid sequence MQSVAHKSFWIPSIWNTIGYKDVLDQKNGEISVNPYAFIKACIDYILDGEKSGLFHENNDLSKSVIYNSLVRYSTAWDYNDDGKIESGTFLRTIILLPMLKNYGVDILYVLPVTKYSTLNQKGDIGSPYAIQNYFELDPNLHDDLLDGMVDFDIKREFAALIEACHLMGIKVVHDFIPRVTARNSDLIEKHPDWVYWIKIEHIEGFKPPEIPELGFFEECTPEKIDIIYNSCETAVHLEKFSHSPDKLNPELWERIKQMSRETGEDLLTLVELEMKITTSPAHSDWINDVQPIWTDTTFLRLFMDVTPSVQKYLKADQAPYIMFDTIKGNIFPAGIPNQGLWDIFEEVLRHDMEVYGLDGFRVDIGHTLPVPLLQHLFNVVKKIKPDAILISEDLFNSNHKKAKSSGYNIMLGSGWNIMSKISKKTLVDYLKELPSLEINIFACAETADTPRITSRNGGINLARMMGVFNYFLPNAVPYITTGFEVNEKQPLNCGLADNTNGAEIPRAFFNKIKIDWTNQYAEDMNLLLRRLYSIRKEYLGLIKPDNFTIPETPEDIIIYAYVQKQKMLVCCFNLNMDNEINVNLEKVFSGIKELRILADTHLNSIDKKLTDCIVLKPGQAIVAVKY is encoded by the coding sequence ATGCAATCGGTTGCACATAAATCGTTTTGGATACCTTCCATATGGAATACTATAGGATATAAAGATGTTCTGGATCAAAAGAATGGAGAAATATCTGTAAATCCCTATGCATTTATTAAAGCGTGTATTGACTATATACTTGATGGGGAGAAGTCCGGCTTATTTCATGAAAATAATGATTTAAGCAAAAGCGTCATTTACAATTCACTTGTAAGATATTCAACTGCATGGGATTATAATGACGATGGCAAAATTGAATCAGGTACTTTCTTAAGAACAATTATTCTTTTACCTATGCTAAAGAATTATGGAGTAGATATTCTTTATGTCCTGCCTGTCACAAAATACAGTACGCTGAATCAAAAAGGCGATATAGGATCTCCATATGCGATACAAAACTACTTTGAACTGGATCCGAACCTGCATGATGATTTGCTTGACGGGATGGTAGATTTCGATATTAAGAGAGAATTTGCTGCTTTGATAGAGGCATGTCACCTTATGGGCATTAAGGTAGTGCACGACTTTATACCAAGGGTAACAGCGAGAAACAGTGATTTGATAGAAAAGCATCCGGATTGGGTATATTGGATAAAAATTGAGCATATAGAAGGATTTAAGCCACCAGAAATACCGGAATTAGGCTTTTTTGAAGAATGTACTCCTGAGAAAATTGATATTATATATAACTCCTGTGAGACAGCAGTACACCTTGAGAAATTTTCGCATTCTCCCGATAAGCTGAATCCCGAATTGTGGGAAAGAATAAAGCAGATGTCCAGGGAAACCGGAGAGGATTTACTTACATTAGTAGAACTTGAAATGAAAATAACTACTTCGCCTGCACACTCGGACTGGATAAATGACGTACAGCCAATATGGACAGATACAACATTCCTGCGTCTTTTTATGGATGTGACACCTTCGGTGCAAAAGTATCTTAAAGCTGATCAGGCTCCTTACATTATGTTTGATACCATTAAAGGCAATATTTTTCCTGCAGGTATACCAAATCAGGGTTTGTGGGATATTTTTGAAGAAGTACTTCGACATGATATGGAAGTTTACGGACTCGACGGTTTCAGAGTTGATATAGGGCACACGCTCCCGGTTCCTCTGCTTCAGCATTTGTTTAATGTAGTCAAAAAAATAAAACCTGATGCAATCCTTATCAGTGAGGATTTGTTCAATTCAAACCATAAGAAGGCAAAAAGCAGCGGATACAACATAATGCTTGGTAGCGGTTGGAACATTATGTCCAAAATCAGTAAGAAAACACTTGTAGATTACTTAAAAGAGCTGCCGTCATTGGAAATCAATATTTTCGCATGTGCAGAGACAGCAGATACTCCAAGGATTACAAGCAGAAACGGGGGTATTAATCTAGCAAGGATGATGGGGGTGTTCAATTACTTCCTTCCAAATGCTGTTCCCTACATAACAACAGGCTTTGAGGTAAATGAAAAGCAGCCTTTAAATTGTGGATTGGCAGATAATACAAACGGTGCTGAGATACCTAGAGCATTTTTTAACAAGATAAAAATAGACTGGACAAATCAGTATGCAGAAGATATGAATTTATTATTAAGACGTTTGTATTCGATAAGAAAAGAATACCTTGGCCTGATAAAGCCGGATAACTTTACTATACCGGAAACACCAGAAGATATAATTATTTATGCATATGTACAAAAACAAAAAATGCTTGTTTGCTGTTTTAACTTAAACATGGACAATGAGATTAATGTCAATCTGGAAAAGGTATTTTCTGGTATAAAAGAACTAAGAATCCTTGCCGACACTCATTTAAACAGTATTGACAAAAAATTAACAGACTGTATAGTTTTAAAGCCTGGACAGGCAATCGTTGCAGTTAAGTATTAG
- the ybeY gene encoding rRNA maturation RNase YbeY yields the protein MEIIIENLQEKHEIADRTYEIIKNAVAMSLDAEGFRIPSEVSIMLVDDNRIREINAEQRNIDKSTDVLSFPMVNMTEGRIISHEGDFDLDENLLLLGDIVISIDTTIRQAEEYGHSFERELAFLVTHGIFHLLGYDHEDNGQEQRMISKQESVLGIMNLKR from the coding sequence ATGGAAATAATAATAGAGAACCTGCAGGAAAAGCATGAGATTGCTGACAGAACATATGAAATAATTAAGAATGCTGTAGCAATGAGCCTTGATGCTGAAGGTTTTAGAATACCTTCGGAAGTCAGCATAATGCTGGTTGATGATAACAGGATAAGAGAGATAAATGCAGAACAAAGAAATATAGACAAATCAACAGATGTATTATCCTTTCCTATGGTAAACATGACGGAGGGTAGGATAATATCCCATGAAGGGGATTTTGATCTGGATGAAAATCTCCTGTTGCTTGGTGATATAGTGATTTCTATTGATACCACTATACGGCAAGCTGAAGAATACGGGCATTCTTTCGAAAGAGAACTGGCTTTTCTTGTAACTCATGGTATTTTCCACTTATTGGGGTATGACCACGAAGACAACGGACAGGAGCAGAGGATGATATCCAAACAAGAAAGTGTTTTGGGAATTATGAACTTGAAAAGATGA
- the recO gene encoding DNA repair protein RecO has product MGYVKTKGIILKEINTGEADKIVTIFSRSHGKLTGSAKGARRPKNKFAAATQFLCYCDFVLYKGKDMYSISSADIIEPFYEIRNDVFKLTYSAHMVDLVNDVIQENQPAAKVLQLFLNTLHMLAKTGKSPELLIRIFEIRFMSIIGYAPYVKECMECNECNADLKYFFSFRKCGTICGGCRTKDSNAVELSQGALRALRHIVHTRFEDLYSFDLAPHILDELGRISKRYIKDRLEREYKKLDFIKELENPI; this is encoded by the coding sequence ATGGGGTATGTAAAGACAAAGGGTATAATTCTAAAAGAAATCAATACCGGTGAGGCTGACAAGATAGTAACTATCTTTTCGAGAAGTCATGGAAAACTTACAGGCAGTGCCAAAGGTGCAAGAAGGCCAAAAAATAAATTTGCAGCTGCTACGCAATTTTTATGTTATTGCGATTTTGTACTTTATAAGGGAAAAGATATGTATTCTATAAGCAGTGCAGATATCATAGAGCCCTTCTATGAGATAAGAAATGATGTTTTCAAGCTTACTTATTCAGCTCATATGGTAGACCTTGTAAACGATGTGATTCAAGAAAATCAGCCTGCAGCTAAAGTGCTGCAGCTTTTTTTGAATACACTTCATATGCTTGCGAAGACTGGGAAATCACCTGAACTTTTAATAAGGATTTTTGAAATAAGATTTATGTCAATAATCGGATATGCCCCATACGTCAAAGAGTGTATGGAGTGTAACGAATGCAACGCAGATTTAAAATATTTTTTCAGCTTTAGGAAGTGCGGTACTATATGCGGCGGATGTAGAACAAAAGATTCTAATGCAGTAGAATTGTCTCAGGGAGCTTTAAGGGCGCTAAGGCACATAGTTCATACCAGATTTGAAGATTTGTACAGCTTCGATTTAGCTCCTCATATCCTAGATGAGTTAGGAAGAATATCTAAAAGGTATATAAAAGATAGACTGGAACGTGAGTATAAAAAGCTTGATTTCATAAAAGAGCTGGAAAATCCCATATGA